In Microvenator marinus, one genomic interval encodes:
- a CDS encoding BamA/TamA family outer membrane protein, translating into MKFAVLSSFLGAFFSLLLISSSVMAQSAPESEPEAETQDSDEVFVISEVEINGLGRTKEFVVWREFDFELHSPTTRVVLEESAQRLRNMGLFAKVEYTLEPKGDSHKIIYDVLERWTILPVVKASSGGGINQLIVGLYDINVLGRYLEMGGQYERLGPTNSGVVWFRDPRLFDQRLWFSADVWHVNRIYTLYDNDGEEEGGFLLQRNMLALALEKEVVWWFRFGGRIQVVQDQTSLNLIEDDIRQLQARRGLPEDTLRIQPGLTFQLGRLNQDNYLVEGAQLNLRLDGTDTILGSTFSFGSIESDLVLAKTLPFKSTIAFRWLVGISSTEAETHFYYIGGFDRVRGFLDARFRGPAHTTANLEFRIPSLDTSWLVLQHVGFVDVTSVGQGASDFADITAASAGAGIRLISPRIYRLTLRLDYAASLVNSGDSAISFGVQQFF; encoded by the coding sequence ATGAAATTCGCAGTACTTTCCTCATTCCTGGGAGCATTCTTCTCTCTTTTGTTGATCAGCTCCTCAGTGATGGCTCAGTCCGCCCCGGAGTCTGAGCCAGAGGCAGAGACTCAAGATTCGGACGAAGTCTTTGTGATTTCAGAGGTCGAGATCAACGGCCTTGGGCGCACAAAAGAATTTGTGGTCTGGCGAGAGTTCGACTTCGAACTCCACTCTCCAACTACGCGCGTGGTACTCGAAGAAAGTGCTCAACGTCTAAGGAACATGGGGCTCTTCGCCAAAGTCGAGTACACCCTTGAGCCCAAAGGCGACTCCCATAAAATTATTTATGATGTCTTGGAGCGCTGGACCATTCTTCCCGTGGTCAAGGCGTCGAGCGGTGGAGGGATCAACCAGCTCATCGTGGGACTTTACGATATCAACGTACTGGGCAGATACCTCGAGATGGGCGGCCAGTACGAGAGGTTAGGCCCTACGAACTCGGGAGTGGTTTGGTTTCGTGACCCGAGGCTCTTTGACCAACGACTCTGGTTTAGTGCAGACGTTTGGCACGTCAACCGCATCTACACACTCTACGATAACGATGGCGAGGAGGAGGGTGGGTTCTTGTTGCAGCGCAACATGCTGGCTCTGGCACTCGAGAAAGAGGTCGTCTGGTGGTTCAGGTTCGGAGGGCGCATTCAGGTGGTTCAAGACCAAACATCCCTAAATTTGATCGAAGATGATATCCGTCAACTTCAGGCGCGTCGCGGGCTTCCTGAAGATACCTTGCGCATCCAACCGGGCCTCACATTTCAGCTCGGTCGTCTGAATCAGGACAACTACCTTGTGGAGGGGGCTCAGCTAAATCTGCGTCTCGACGGTACCGATACGATCCTAGGATCCACCTTTTCGTTTGGGTCGATCGAGAGTGATTTGGTCTTGGCGAAAACCCTTCCTTTCAAAAGCACCATCGCGTTTAGATGGCTCGTTGGAATCTCGAGCACTGAGGCTGAGACGCATTTCTACTATATCGGTGGGTTCGACCGAGTTCGTGGCTTTTTGGACGCCAGATTTAGGGGGCCTGCCCATACGACCGCGAATCTCGAGTTCCGCATCCCCTCATTGGACACCTCTTGGTTGGTGTTGCAGCACGTGGGTTTTGTGGACGTGACTTCGGTGGGGCAGGGAGCATCGGATTTCGCAGACATCACGGCGGCTAGTGCAGGTGCGGGCATTCGCCTGATCAGTCCTCGAATCTATCGACTAACGCTGAGGCTCGACTACGCCGCCTCACTGGTGAATTCGGGCGATTCCGCGATAAGCTTTGGTGTTCAGCAGTTTTTCTAA
- a CDS encoding IPT/TIG domain-containing protein codes for MSKWFLLGLLAVSLTACETDYEPPTPEPDMGEDDAGSDADDMSEDAPLDLRSISPSSGPAEGGTQVTLQGTGFANGVEVFFGDSVATNIQVESSTRIVLAAPAGEGVVDVRVVLGEETDTLQQAYSYNAELEYQITYCQLQAQSPVSVESGQESAGIYSVVFVDGLTNSAGQGSGIEGELGWGDTGADAAEFTWKAMTYNTDIDGLNAGDLANDEYGATLQIATAGTYDYLARYRVQGGDWVYCDLGGDLANPGARGVIEVTNPPVAEVGFCQTRPSSLTLENGATADVEGVVFVAGATNGAGAGANVSAEVVWGPIGDDPSAWTLSESAIYSGDEDGLNQGDLANDVFAAQFVPTGVGEYGFAMRASADGGTTWTWCSNDGSEFDASKVGELEVVEELTVVPDSCKIQFPVIVTDAVVGEPLTIFGRVTKAGVTGQDNADVVGDLMVGPAGASPLTNAAAFTVVNGTRRTTGVINPGPDEDEFEATWTPTNDGEYVFAWRFSVNQGQDNVLCDLSSDTNFEPTEMGVVRVWQTLPDLVDYCNVWQASVSGSVGQTAPVLTIETYEAGVTDGTFDAADLVAEVGWGGLADNPALGYTWESMAYKGPRPGVPNNQEYESPIWSGTTSPAAGTYRAAARIRPAGVTDGWVYCDTSNLSMDYLLESATSLDVQ; via the coding sequence ATGTCGAAGTGGTTTCTACTTGGTCTTTTGGCAGTATCGCTCACCGCCTGTGAAACGGATTACGAACCCCCGACTCCCGAACCGGATATGGGCGAGGACGACGCGGGCTCCGATGCCGATGATATGTCTGAAGATGCGCCACTCGATCTGCGGTCGATCTCGCCTTCAAGTGGCCCAGCCGAAGGTGGAACTCAAGTGACCTTGCAGGGCACCGGTTTTGCGAACGGCGTGGAGGTCTTCTTCGGCGATTCTGTCGCAACCAACATTCAAGTTGAGTCTTCTACACGGATCGTGCTCGCGGCCCCGGCTGGTGAGGGCGTTGTGGACGTGAGAGTTGTGCTCGGTGAAGAGACGGACACGCTTCAGCAGGCGTACTCGTACAATGCGGAGCTCGAGTACCAGATTACGTATTGCCAGCTTCAGGCGCAGAGCCCGGTCTCTGTGGAGAGTGGGCAGGAGTCTGCTGGGATTTATTCTGTGGTTTTTGTGGATGGCTTGACCAACTCCGCCGGCCAAGGCTCGGGCATTGAAGGTGAGCTCGGATGGGGTGACACAGGGGCGGACGCCGCGGAGTTTACTTGGAAGGCGATGACCTACAACACAGACATCGACGGCTTAAATGCTGGCGATTTGGCGAATGACGAGTACGGTGCGACACTGCAAATCGCCACCGCTGGAACCTACGATTACCTAGCGCGATACCGTGTTCAGGGCGGTGATTGGGTCTATTGCGACCTTGGCGGAGACCTTGCAAATCCAGGGGCAAGGGGCGTAATCGAAGTCACCAATCCGCCCGTAGCTGAGGTAGGTTTCTGTCAGACACGTCCGTCGAGTTTGACCCTCGAGAACGGTGCTACTGCAGATGTTGAAGGCGTGGTCTTTGTGGCGGGTGCCACCAACGGTGCCGGTGCGGGCGCGAATGTGAGTGCTGAGGTAGTTTGGGGTCCGATTGGAGACGACCCTTCTGCATGGACCCTCTCTGAAAGTGCCATTTATTCTGGCGACGAAGATGGCCTTAACCAGGGTGACCTCGCGAACGATGTTTTCGCGGCGCAATTCGTGCCGACTGGGGTCGGAGAGTACGGGTTCGCAATGCGTGCGAGCGCTGATGGAGGAACAACCTGGACGTGGTGCTCCAACGATGGGAGCGAGTTCGACGCGTCCAAGGTTGGCGAGCTCGAGGTCGTCGAGGAACTCACCGTAGTACCGGATTCCTGCAAGATTCAATTCCCTGTGATTGTGACGGATGCCGTAGTCGGAGAGCCCTTGACCATCTTCGGAAGGGTGACAAAGGCTGGTGTGACAGGGCAGGACAATGCGGACGTTGTGGGCGATCTTATGGTCGGACCAGCAGGTGCGAGCCCGCTCACCAATGCTGCAGCATTTACGGTGGTCAATGGCACGAGACGTACCACGGGCGTGATCAATCCCGGCCCGGACGAAGACGAGTTTGAGGCAACGTGGACCCCAACAAACGACGGCGAATACGTGTTTGCTTGGAGGTTCAGCGTGAACCAAGGACAGGACAATGTCTTGTGTGATCTCTCGTCCGACACCAACTTTGAGCCCACTGAGATGGGAGTTGTGAGAGTCTGGCAGACCCTCCCTGACCTGGTGGATTATTGCAACGTGTGGCAGGCGAGCGTGAGCGGCAGCGTGGGACAGACGGCTCCGGTTTTGACGATTGAGACGTACGAGGCTGGGGTCACGGATGGCACGTTTGATGCCGCGGATTTGGTGGCTGAGGTTGGTTGGGGTGGCCTTGCTGACAACCCCGCTCTTGGCTACACATGGGAGTCTATGGCGTACAAGGGGCCTCGTCCTGGCGTGCCAAACAACCAGGAATATGAGTCGCCGATTTGGTCCGGAACGACGTCTCCTGCCGCGGGTACGTACCGTGCTGCGGCACGAATTAGACCGGCTGGCGTAACCGACGGTTGGGTCTACTGTGACACCAGCAATCTAAGCATGGACTACCTATTGGAGAGCGCTACATCATTGGACGTTCAGTGA
- a CDS encoding heavy metal translocating P-type ATPase, producing the protein MSQPTQSNHERQWLTQETLIAGFALLGIAIHLVMRFVLESPHMDWPVLVVLIVGGIPLVWELLGQLKKLDFGADWLAGIAIVTAAILGEYLAGAIIVLMLSGGEALERYAAGRASSVLEALARRVPSIAHRLEGGVPVEVELSSIKIGDELVVMPHEICPVDGVVVEGHGVMDESFLTGEPYLLPKAPGSMVISGAVNSDDALTIRVEKLPEDSRYAQIMKVMRESEQKRPQIRRLADQLGAWYTPLAVGVGAAAWAFSGEPGRFLAVIVVATPCPLLIGIPVALIGSISVAARRGIIIKDPRVLEQVGECRTLIIDKTGTLTSGKPALTEIDGVLADSRVLQLAASVEKYSKHPLSQAILDAAKSRGVALVAASSISERPGQGLTGEVGGAHVRITSRNKLVKSEHPDVGQIPPVQSGLECVVLVDESYAATFRFHDQPRAEGRSFIQHLEPKHHFEKVMLVSGDRQGEVDYLAKIMGIEDVYAEQSPEEKVEIVKAQTAHSKTLFVGDGINDAPAMTQATVGIAFGQTHEITAEAAGAVLLDPSLRKLDELIHIGQRMRKIGLETAIGGMVLSMVGMGFAAVGLLPAVAGAVMQEVIDLLAVLNALRTSRPKNLSDM; encoded by the coding sequence ATGTCTCAACCGACCCAATCCAATCATGAGCGTCAGTGGCTCACTCAAGAGACCTTAATCGCGGGGTTCGCGCTCCTCGGCATCGCAATTCATCTTGTGATGCGCTTTGTGCTCGAATCACCCCATATGGACTGGCCCGTTTTGGTCGTTCTCATCGTGGGCGGAATCCCGCTTGTTTGGGAGCTTCTTGGGCAGCTAAAAAAGCTTGATTTCGGGGCGGATTGGCTGGCCGGAATAGCGATTGTAACTGCCGCAATTTTGGGCGAATACCTCGCCGGTGCGATCATCGTCCTGATGCTCTCAGGCGGCGAGGCGCTTGAGCGTTATGCAGCGGGCCGGGCGTCCTCTGTGCTTGAGGCGCTGGCACGCCGCGTGCCAAGTATTGCCCATCGGCTTGAAGGAGGAGTGCCAGTTGAGGTGGAGCTCAGCTCCATCAAGATCGGTGATGAACTCGTTGTGATGCCGCATGAAATCTGCCCGGTAGATGGTGTGGTGGTGGAAGGACACGGAGTGATGGATGAGTCCTTCTTGACGGGAGAGCCTTATCTTCTGCCAAAGGCGCCGGGTTCTATGGTGATCTCGGGTGCAGTCAATTCCGATGATGCCCTTACGATTCGGGTCGAGAAACTCCCCGAGGATTCGCGCTACGCCCAGATCATGAAAGTGATGCGCGAGTCCGAACAAAAACGCCCTCAGATTCGACGTCTGGCCGACCAGTTGGGCGCCTGGTACACCCCGCTCGCCGTGGGTGTTGGTGCCGCTGCGTGGGCCTTTAGCGGGGAACCCGGGCGGTTTCTGGCGGTGATTGTGGTGGCAACCCCTTGCCCACTTTTGATCGGAATTCCGGTGGCCCTGATTGGCTCGATTTCCGTGGCCGCGCGCCGCGGAATCATCATCAAGGACCCGCGTGTGCTCGAGCAAGTCGGTGAATGCCGAACGCTGATTATCGACAAGACCGGAACTCTGACCTCGGGCAAACCAGCATTGACCGAAATCGATGGCGTGCTCGCAGATTCAAGAGTTCTTCAGCTCGCGGCTTCTGTTGAAAAGTACTCGAAGCACCCACTCTCTCAGGCGATTCTCGACGCGGCCAAATCTCGTGGCGTGGCCCTAGTTGCGGCTTCAAGTATCAGCGAGCGCCCAGGGCAGGGGCTCACCGGCGAAGTCGGAGGCGCCCATGTGCGCATCACCAGCCGAAACAAACTCGTCAAGTCGGAGCATCCCGACGTGGGGCAGATTCCACCCGTGCAATCTGGTCTTGAATGTGTGGTGCTTGTTGACGAGTCTTACGCAGCGACCTTCCGGTTTCACGACCAGCCTCGCGCCGAAGGCAGAAGTTTCATCCAACACCTCGAGCCCAAACACCATTTCGAAAAAGTCATGCTCGTCTCCGGAGACCGTCAGGGTGAGGTCGATTATCTGGCGAAGATCATGGGCATCGAAGACGTCTATGCCGAGCAGAGCCCCGAAGAAAAGGTCGAGATCGTCAAGGCTCAGACAGCGCATTCGAAGACCCTTTTTGTTGGAGACGGCATAAACGACGCGCCGGCGATGACCCAGGCCACGGTTGGAATCGCTTTTGGCCAAACCCATGAAATTACGGCTGAGGCAGCTGGCGCCGTGCTCCTCGACCCGTCTTTGCGAAAGCTCGATGAGCTCATTCACATCGGGCAACGCATGCGAAAGATTGGGCTTGAGACCGCTATTGGTGGCATGGTCTTGAGCATGGTCGGGATGGGTTTTGCTGCAGTGGGCCTACTGCCGGCGGTAGCTGGAGCCGTGATGCAGGAAGTGATTGATTTACTTGCGGTCCTAAACGCGCTACGAACCTCGCGTCCAAAAAACCTTTCGGATATGTAG
- a CDS encoding sigma-54-dependent transcriptional regulator, translating into MSELTYIPLPAAKGARLELRDLADHPSSLLRVICDTVEKPWLKGLSLLVGQAGDLELWTMNLKSHVAEKSEVEQGPSEYSDEFWRSEVAALKHQGQDSEVIVCLAGQRHRDFVLIKAKFEGDSSCLKGLVEVFSEIRPLARITLNFQNLQRLSARASEEIRHYRDKERRHYVFKELIRESHEMQRMYTSLNAFVDMDVPVLLGGEGGTGKELLARALHHLSKRPGLMVALNVRTTPADELDTDLFGAVESVFAGTTTARKGAFELAENGTVYLQEIDALSLVQQGKLLRVLEESKVRRRGATRSYSVSARFVASCHQDLSVLVEAGKFREDLYTFLSRHILVVPALRERKEDIMPLARIFLRMYAERHTRAAQKFAEGVSDFLVTQPWPGNVRELQTRVESAVLHSQGTEVLLSDFCPGGLDVSTDPIQS; encoded by the coding sequence ATGAGCGAACTCACGTATATCCCTCTTCCTGCCGCGAAAGGCGCACGTCTCGAACTCAGAGACCTCGCCGATCATCCCTCTTCGCTCCTTCGCGTGATCTGCGACACCGTAGAGAAACCCTGGCTCAAAGGACTGTCTTTGCTTGTCGGGCAGGCCGGCGACCTAGAGCTCTGGACCATGAATCTCAAGTCCCACGTGGCCGAGAAGTCGGAGGTCGAGCAAGGGCCCTCGGAGTATTCGGACGAGTTCTGGCGCTCGGAAGTCGCCGCCCTTAAACATCAAGGGCAGGACTCAGAAGTCATCGTTTGCCTCGCGGGTCAACGCCATCGTGACTTTGTGTTGATCAAGGCAAAATTCGAGGGAGATTCAAGCTGTCTTAAAGGCCTCGTCGAAGTATTTTCGGAGATTCGGCCGCTCGCGAGAATCACTCTTAACTTCCAGAATTTGCAGCGACTAAGCGCCCGTGCTTCGGAAGAGATCCGGCACTATCGCGATAAAGAGCGCCGACACTACGTCTTCAAAGAATTGATTCGCGAAAGTCACGAAATGCAGCGGATGTATACGTCCTTAAACGCGTTTGTGGATATGGATGTCCCAGTTTTGCTCGGCGGCGAAGGGGGCACAGGCAAGGAATTGCTCGCGCGTGCGCTCCATCATCTCTCGAAGCGCCCCGGTTTGATGGTCGCGCTAAATGTACGCACGACCCCAGCTGATGAGCTTGATACCGACCTCTTCGGTGCCGTTGAAAGCGTCTTCGCCGGGACCACGACGGCTAGAAAGGGCGCTTTTGAGTTGGCCGAAAACGGCACGGTCTACCTTCAAGAAATCGACGCGCTCTCGCTCGTCCAACAAGGAAAACTCCTGCGTGTTCTCGAAGAATCGAAGGTTCGTCGCCGCGGTGCGACACGTTCGTATTCCGTCAGCGCGCGTTTCGTCGCGAGTTGCCATCAAGATTTGAGTGTTCTCGTGGAAGCGGGTAAATTTCGCGAGGACCTCTACACCTTCCTTTCTCGCCATATCCTTGTGGTGCCGGCGCTCCGAGAGCGAAAGGAAGATATCATGCCTTTGGCGCGTATTTTCCTGCGTATGTATGCAGAGCGGCATACACGGGCGGCACAAAAATTCGCCGAAGGGGTCTCCGACTTTCTGGTCACGCAGCCATGGCCAGGGAACGTGCGAGAGCTGCAAACTCGCGTCGAATCGGCTGTTCTACACTCTCAAGGTACTGAAGTACTCTTGAGTGATTTTTGCCCAGGGGGACTCGATGTCTCAACCGACCCAATCCAATCATGA